From Mercenaria mercenaria strain notata chromosome 17, MADL_Memer_1, whole genome shotgun sequence, the proteins below share one genomic window:
- the LOC123535605 gene encoding uncharacterized protein LOC123535605, with product MATIAVMDILLCLSLVLILIGIARGDCDRNVGPAGSNECVLLEPYYSKYQWATCLTDQYIRTYSKGAHQCRDTSRTYCWYQCMVEVHSLGEGPVYDGCACGADAPRNVTTQPTVVTSAIPDWCFSPSGTECSWYRDCLEKRYPCEEQGSSYALDYAEKFCNLYQIHYSEFNYKGQQWIDAVRKCLQVKLVPILRPFVKATCEGIKQTAFDSHSGCYLHPDEGKPSICDIGFANWARVFWTVKSAVIQDARVAFKQMLDVVQACGSEILNKGMELIKLKFKQTTDKIQRSLDEIAEKVSNLISEKMNWFKRGIMHFGYPVQGRPNRNKRDTDNDTDNNFYINILIAARSEFDLNAENNPVANISAEAIDVAKAIENGDVRVKMEDGLEFTELSVCSNYNCTETSLQVTPAPPEEIENGGIRLTTVIIIVVVATFGVVLVVLAVVVLRKLRKC from the exons ATGGCGACCATTGCTGTCATGGATATTTTGCTTTGTCTTTCACTGGTTTTAATATTAATTGGAATTGCACGCGGCGACTGCGATAGGAATGTTGGCCCCGCGGGTTCAAATGAATGCGTTCTGCTTGAACCTTACTACAGCAAGTACCAGTGGGCAACGTGTCTTACTGACCAGTATATTAGGACGTACTCAAAGGGAGCCCACCAGTGTAGGGACACCTCTAGGACATACTGTTGGTATCAGTGTATGGTAGAAGTACATAGTCTTGGCGAAG GGCCTGTTTATGACGGCTGTGCATGCGGAGCAGACGCCCCAAGAAATGTTACAACACAGCCGACCGTTGTGACCTCAGCCATCCCGGATTGGTGTTTCAGTCCATCTGGAACAGAATGCAGCTGGTACAGGGATTGTCTCGAG AAAAGATATCCGTGTGAGGAACAGGGCAGTTCCTATGCATTAGATTATGCAGAGAAGTTTTgcaatttgtatcaaatccatTATTCAGAATTTAACTACAAAGGACAGCAATGGATCGATGCAGTTAGGAAATGCCTACAAGTTAAACTTGTGCCCATCCTTAGACCATTTGTAAAGGCGACATGCGAAGGAATCAAACAAACTGCATTTGATTCTCATTCTGGTTGTTACCTCCATCCTGACGAAGGTAAGCCATCTATTTGTGATATAGGTTTCGCAAACTGGGCACGAGTATTTTGGACTGTTAAAAGCGCAGTAATTCAAGATGCCAGAGTGGCCTTTAAACAGATGTTAGATGTTGTACAGGCGTGTGGTTCTGAAATACTGAACAAAGGGATGGAActtataaaactgaaattcaaGCAGACGACAGATAAAATACAaagaagtttggatgaaattgcggaaaaagtttcaaatttgatatcagaaaaaATGAACTGGTTTAAAAGAGGGATTATGCATTTTGGATACCCGGTTCAGGGGAGACCAAATCGTAACAAACGCGACACTGACAACGACACTGATAACAACTTTTACATCAACATACTGATAGCTGCAAGATCGGAATTTGATCTGAACGCCGAAAACAACCCTGTCGCAAATATATCAGCTGAGGCGATCGACGTTGCTAAAGCGATAGAAAACGGTGATGTGCGAGTCAAGATGGAAGATGGATTGGAATTTACGGAACTGAGTGTTTGCTCTAACTACAATTGCACTGAAACCTCTCTACAAGTTACCCCAGCTCCACCGGAGGAGATAGAAAATGGCGGTATTCGTTTAACCACCGTTATCATTATTGTAGTCGTGGCGACATTTGGTGTAGTCCTTGTGGTACTGGCCGTAGTTGTGCTGCGAAAACTGCGCAagtgttaa